GTCCCATTTGGAACTTGGACTAAACTGAGATCAATTCAATTCAGTCTTATTTTAAGctaagtctaacatccaaacactcaactctcaaaatcacttaactcatttcaattcaaaatctctttatatgtaggactcacacatttttcaactcaatacatctttatatgctgaatctataatttttttcaatttttcataaatatattcaaactcatcttaacatccaaacacatctaaactcatcttacgTAGActctacaaaactcactctaccatctcaactcactattatttatagagaactcaaattatctcaactcaactcaacatccaaatggggCGTTGGGATATGACTTCTCAAACATTATCTTGAAGGATCATTGTGGCCATCTTCCGCATCAAGCTTAAGGCACTTCTTGAGCCTCGTGTCAAAGGCTTAAACCCAATCGTGGCCTTCAGCATATAACTCAGTGCTCAAGCGTTATTTTGAAGCAATCTTAAGCAATTGCATTAACCCGCTGATAGCAACCATCCTCAAGCTAATCTTGGAGAGTCACAACTATCCCAAAACTAATCTTATGTGGGATATTGGTAATATTGTCATATCAATCATGGATGTTACATCCCTGCTACATTTAGGAATTTTCAAAGTGTAGGAGAACATCTCCTTACTACTACACGCCGATTGTAGATGCTACATCCCCTCGACTTGTAAGGATCCTAAAGTCTGGGGTATGTCCTGCCAAAGCTACACATCGATTGCAGACACAACATCCCCACTACCCACAAAGATTTCCAAAGCCTGGGGCTACGTCCAATCATCACTGCATGCCGATCTTGAACCCTACAGACCGCAACCTATACTGATTTCTATACCTTGAGGTAATGTCCCCTCGGCACTGCACATTGATCGGGGATACCGCATCTCTTCAACTTGCAAACATTTATAATAAGATTAGGGGCAAGGGTACATTCCCTAAACTAGCAAGAATTTCCAAAGTACATAGGGTACATCCTCCTAACACCCTAAGTTGGTTGTAAACGACATATTCCTACAACtagaaaaaatttctaaaattcagGAGGCACGACCCCTGCCATCTTCAAAGGCCAACCTCCTTAAGGTGTCATCTTCAAAGGCCAACCTTTTTAAGGTCCAATCCTCAGAGACCCCTCGAGACTTCGAGCATCGTCGAGAGCAAGCCTCATTAAGGTTTAATCGTCAATGACCCCACGAAAACTTTATCATCAGTAAGAGTTCCCGCCTTCAAAGACCCTTCGAGGCTTCCTGCATCGCCAAGGTCAAGCTTCCTTGAAGCTATCCTCGAAGGCATTACGGTTATATGTCACACAAAGATTACATGATACATCGAACACCAAAAACACAATGGAGCCACGTTACCACTAAACGACGAAGCTTGGAGCGGAAAAGGGGATTCAACATTCAAGACCATAATATAAGGCTTTTGGCAAAAAGTGTTGATCGGACAATATAAATACATAGGAACTAAGAAAGGAATAGAGGGCAAATGGGAGAGCTAAAAGAGAAAATGGGGTATTGGGCATTCAAAAGATTTTAATACCAAATGATAAACTTCATCCGCTTCTCCCTCCCCTCCCTTTTATTTGGAATGCAAGTATCAAACACATTTATATTGAATTTCACACCCCCAAACTCATGGATGTAAACCTCGGTACCAAATCGTATTAAATTTTAGTGTCCCCTGTATACTATGCAATTCAagtttatttccaaaaccatgCGTGTGCACCTCGAAGGAGCATGACATTGGTAATTTAACTATGCTTGGCATTTGAGATGGTAATTTTAACCATACTATACTGGGTATGCTTGGCAAGTGGAcgagatataaaattctcatttaatctcatcattataattttttaaattttttatataaaatataataaacaattcaattttttcaaattccaatttaactttttcaaattttaaaacaataataatattaaaattctattaatagtaatgaaataacttgagttaagatatttgagcggattttgaaaaataagagagaaaatttaaataaaaatactataaagttaaaaagttatataaatataatttttattttaaagtttgtaaaagttgtattaattttaaaaaaatctagtcatcatttattttctcatcatttataagtgaaatataataaatagtcttcaATCATCTAATGCTACATTATAGGATGATGATAATTCGGATGATGAGTGGCATTGCTCATTAATTTTTGTgattggataatgattaggtaatgattagataaaaaaattaaaaattaaattttaaaagttatttgtattggagtaatatttgaaaatgaaattataagaacTCTTATAATTGCATATCTCAACTCTATATCCAAACATCCCCATAGTCAGAATGAAAATGGGTAAATTTGTTCCATATTACAAAATAGGTGTAAAAAATTTTGTATCATGACTTAACTatgaaatttatgtatttgactGCAAAGTTActgttattataaaatagaccTAACATATCACAAAAAGTcacttcaatttataagtttatttttataaaatcactttttggttgcaacatttttatttttaaaaaatgataatagaaaCGTGGGTCCAAATCTAAACTATTTGGACTGAAGCTTCTAAATAAAACTTTGCTCTTTATGTTCATGGTTACAATGGCAAGACATTACCTGTTACTAAGATTTTGCATAATTACATAGAACTTACGCACAAAATTGTATGCTGAGTTAATGAGCCCTGATGATTTAAACTAAATAGAATATTTAGCAAAGGAGCTACACTTGGctctttatattttgtttaagcAATCCTAGCCATCCAACCCTCTCATAGTAAgagatacaaaaaataaaaataaaaacaaaaattcccAATCCAACGGTGAAAGTGTAATGcaccgtttggatagtgagttgagcaaagataagttgagatcaaAGTTTGGCTTGGCATGCACTTCAGCTTCTGAGATAAGTGACCGATCTTTACTACAACATTTTAAGAGTagcacatacatatatattgtgatCACGGTCAGATCAATCCTTATCATCCTCTTTGGGTATAGGGATTGCAAGTTCTCCATCAGGATTTCTCTTGGAGAGCATTGATTGATACCAGTAAGCACATTCATCTGCAAGGAAAACAGCAGAAATGTGTCTCCATTGTGTTTTATAGCCGACTAATGAAGGCTTCGATTCGAGGGCAATATTAGAAGGCATAGCTCCTGGAAGATGATACATAAGGTAATAAGGGCATCTGTTTTCCATCATCTTTAGACTTTAACTGAGTAGATGACGTCTCGAGTTCCGGGACTTTAGGAAGTTGAACAATCTGTTGCAAAGCCCCTCGGGCTCTAATGTTGATGGTTGCTCAACAGGATCCTTGAAGTTTGCTTTGTCACTCAATTCTTCAAACGAGTCGACAAGATTTTGAAGCCTTGCAACAAATTCAATCAAAAGAGATACAAACGTGGCTAATGACAGTGCGCTAGCATTTTCATAAGTTTTTGATTCTTCCTCTATCAGCACTGCATCAGCATTAAATGAAATACGTCGGGGCCATGATATTTGTTTCACGAGCACGTTTTCTGGAGGAACACCAGCAGCCAGGGCGGAACTCATGCCCATTGGGACCTTCCTATCCCAACTAGTTGAAACTGGAACCGATCTGAGATCTAGTACAGTTTCACTCAGGGACTTGTATTGAAGGATTTTACTTTCTTCATCCAAGTTCAGAAAATCCTGGGGATCTCCCAGCTCCGGCCGGTTTCCAATTTCCCAGTTCTcagaattgacaagaaggaatGATTTCTGGTCAATCTTCTTTTGCAACTCTTCTGCAGCCTCATGCACTTCATAAAGTATGTCCACTGGACCTAATTTCTCCATCCTTCTCACT
The DNA window shown above is from Juglans regia cultivar Chandler unplaced genomic scaffold, Walnut 2.0 Scaffold_693, whole genome shotgun sequence and carries:
- the LOC118346121 gene encoding aluminum-activated malate transporter 9-like, which translates into the protein APAERRQVFQSELQRVGFEGAKVLRELGNKVRRMEKLGPVDILYEVHEAAEELQKKIDQKSFLLVNSENWEIGNRPELGDPQDFLNLDEESKILQYKSLSETVLDLRSVPVSTSWDRKVPMGMSSALAAGVPPENVLVKQISWPRRISFNADAVLIEEESKTYENASALSLATFVSLLIEFVARLQNLVDSFEELSDKANFKDPVEQPSTLEPEGLCNRLFNFLKSRNSRRHLLS